A portion of the Pan troglodytes isolate AG18354 chromosome 10, NHGRI_mPanTro3-v2.0_pri, whole genome shotgun sequence genome contains these proteins:
- the CDCA3 gene encoding cell division cycle-associated protein 3 (The RefSeq protein has 1 substitution compared to this genomic sequence) — protein MGSAKSVPVTPAPPPPHNKHLARVADPRSPSAGILRTPIQVESSPQPGLPAGEQLEGLKHAQGSDPRSPTLGIARTPMKTSSGDPPSPLVKQLSEVFETEDSKSNLPPEPVLPPEAPLSSELDLPLGTQLSAEEQMPPWNQTEFPSKQVFSKEEARQPTETPVASQSSDKPSRDPETPRSSGSMRNRWKPNSSKVLGRSPLTILQDDNSPGTLTLRQGKRPSPLSENVSELKEGAILGTGRLLKTGGRAWEQGQDHDKENQHFPLVES, from the exons ATGGGCTCAGCCAAGAGCGTCCCAGTCACACCAGCGCCGCCTCCGCCGCACAACAAGCATCTGGCTCGAGTGGCGGACCCCCGTTCACCTAGTGCTGGCATCCTGCGCACTCCCATCCAG GTGGAGAGCTCTCCACAGCCAGGCCTACCAGCAGGGGAGCAACTGGAGGGTCTTAAACATGCCCAGGACTCAGATCCCCGCTCTCCTACTCTTGGTATTGCACGGACACCTATGAAGACCAGCAGTGGAG ACCCCCCAAGCCCACTGGTGAAACAGCTGAGTGAAGTATTTGAAACTGAAGACTCTAAATCAAATCTTCCCCCAGAGCCTGTTCTGCCCCCAGAGGCACCTTTATCTTCTGAATTGGACTTGCCTCTGGGTACCCAGTTATCTGCTGAGGAACAGATGCCACCTTGGAACCAGACTGAGTTCCCCTCCAAACAGGTGTTTTCCAAGGAGGAAGCAAGACAGCCCACAGAAACCCCTGTGGCCAGCCAGAGCTCCGACAAGCCCTCAAGGGACCCTGAGACTCCCAGATCTTCAG GTTCTATGCGCAATAGATGGAAACCAAACAGCAGCAAGGTACTAGGGAGATCCCCCCTCACCATCCTGCAGGATGACAACTCCCCTGGCACCCTGACACTACGACAG GGTAAGCGGCCTTCACCCCTAAGTGAAAATGTTAGTGAACTAAAGGAAGGAGCCATTCTTGGAACTGGACGACTTCTGAAAACTGGAGGACGAGCATGGGAGCAAGGCCAGGACCATGACAAGGAAAATCAGCACTTTCCCTTGGTGGAGAGCTAG
- the CDCA3 gene encoding cell division cycle-associated protein 3 isoform X1 produces MGSAKSVPVTPAPPPPHNKHLARVADPRSPSAGILRTPIQVESSPQPGLPAGEQLEGLKHAQDSDPRSPTLGIARTPMKTSSGDPPSPLVKQLSEVFETEDSKSNLPPEPVLPPEAPLSSELDLPLGTQLSAEEQMPPWNQTEFPSKQVFSKEEARQPTETPVASQSSDKPSRDPETPRSSGSMRNRWKPNSSKVLGRSPLTILQDDNSPGTLTLRQGKRPSPLSENVSELKEGAILGTGRLLKTGGRAWEQGQDHDKENQHFPLVES; encoded by the exons ATGGGCTCAGCCAAGAGCGTCCCAGTCACACCAGCGCCGCCTCCGCCGCACAACAAGCATCTGGCTCGAGTGGCGGACCCCCGTTCACCTAGTGCTGGCATCCTGCGCACTCCCATCCAG GTGGAGAGCTCTCCACAGCCAGGCCTACCAGCAGGGGAGCAACTGGAGGGTCTTAAACATGCCCAGGACTCAGATCCCCGCTCTCCTACTCTTGGTATTGCACGGACACCTATGAAGACCAGCAGTGGAG ACCCCCCAAGCCCACTGGTGAAACAGCTGAGTGAAGTATTTGAAACTGAAGACTCTAAATCAAATCTTCCCCCAGAGCCTGTTCTGCCCCCAGAGGCACCTTTATCTTCTGAATTGGACTTGCCTCTGGGTACCCAGTTATCTGCTGAGGAACAGATGCCACCTTGGAACCAGACTGAGTTCCCCTCCAAACAGGTGTTTTCCAAGGAGGAAGCAAGACAGCCCACAGAAACCCCTGTGGCCAGCCAGAGCTCCGACAAGCCCTCAAGGGACCCTGAGACTCCCAGATCTTCAG GTTCTATGCGCAATAGATGGAAACCAAACAGCAGCAAGGTACTAGGGAGATCCCCCCTCACCATCCTGCAGGATGACAACTCCCCTGGCACCCTGACACTACGACAG GGTAAGCGGCCTTCACCCCTAAGTGAAAATGTTAGTGAACTAAAGGAAGGAGCCATTCTTGGAACTGGACGACTTCTGAAAACTGGAGGACGAGCATGGGAGCAAGGCCAGGACCATGACAAGGAAAATCAGCACTTTCCCTTGGTGGAGAGCTAG
- the GNB3 gene encoding guanine nucleotide-binding protein G(I)/G(S)/G(T) subunit beta-3 — protein MGEMEQLRQEAEQLKKQIADARKACADVTLAELVSGLEVVGRVQMRTRRTLRGHLAKIYAMHWATDSKLLVSASQDGKLIVWDSYTTNKVHAIPLRSSWVMTCAYAPSGNFVACGGLDNMCSIYNLKSREGNVKVSRELSAHTGYLSCCRFLDDNNIVTSSGDTTCALWDIETGQQKTVFVGHTGDCMSLAVSPDFNLFISGACDASAKLWDVREGTCRQTFTGHESDINAICFFPNGEAICTGSDDASCRLFDLRADQELICFSHESIICGITSVAFSLSGRLLFAGYDDFNCNVWDSMKSERVGILSGHDNRVSCLGVTADGMAVATGSWDSFLKIWN, from the exons ATGGGGGAGATGGAGCAACTGCGTCAGGAAGCGGAGCAGCTCAAGAAGCAGATTGCA GATGCCAGGAAAGCCTGTGCTGACGTTACTCTGGCAGAG CTGGTGTCTGGCCTAGAGGTGGTGGGACGAGTCCAGATGCGGACGCGGCGGACGTTAAGGGGGCACCTGGCCAAGATTTACGCCATGCACTGGGCCACTGATTCTAA GCTGCTGGTAAGTGCCTCGCAAGATGGGAAGCTGATCGTGTGGGACAGCTACACCACCAACAAG gtgcacgccatccCACTGCGCTCCTCCTGGGTCATGACCTGTGCCTATGCCCCATCAGGGAACTTTGTGGCATGTGGGGGGCTGGACAACATGTGTTCCATCTACAACCTCAAATCCCGTGAGGGCAATGTCAAGGTCAGCCGGGAGCTTTCTGCTCACACAG GTTATCTCTCCTGCTGCCGCTTCCTGGATGACAACAATATTGTGACCAGCTCGGGGGACACCACGTG TGCCTTGTGGGACATTGAGACTGGGCAGCAGAAGACTGTATTTGTGGGACACACGGGTGACTGCATGAGCCTGGCTGTGTCTCCTGACTTCAATCTCTTCATTTCGGGGGCCTGTGATGCCAGTGCCAAGCTCTGGGATGTGCGAGAGGGGACCTGCCGTCAGACTTTCACTGGCCACGAGTCGGACAtcaacgccatctgt TTCTTCCCCAATGGAGAGGCCATCTGCACGGGCTCGGATGACGCTTCCTGCCGCTTGTTTGACCTGCGGGCAGACCAGGAGCTGATCTGCTTCTCCCACGAGAGCATCATCTGCGGCATCACGTCCGTGGCCTTCTCCCTCAGTGGCCGCCTGCTATTTGCTGGCTACGACGACTTCAACTGCAATGTCTGGGACTCCATGAAGTCTGAGCGTGTGG GCATCCTCTCTGGCCACGATAACAGGGTCAGCTGCCTGGGAGTCACAGCTGATGGGATGGCTGTGGCCACAGGTTCCTGGGACAGCTTCCTCAAAATCTGGAACTGA
- the USP5 gene encoding ubiquitin carboxyl-terminal hydrolase 5 isoform X1: protein MAELSEEALLSVLPTIRVPKAGDRVHKDECAFSFDTPESEGGLYICMNTFLGFGKQYVERHFNKTGQRVYLHLRRTRHPKEEDPATGTGDPPRKKPTRLAIGVEGGFDLSEEKFELDEDVKIVILPDYLEIARDGLGGLPDIVRDRVTSAVEALLSADSASRKQEVQAWDGEVRQVSKHAFSLKQLDNPARIPPCGWKCSKCDMRENLWLNLTDGSILCGRRYFDGSGGNNHAVEHYRETGYPLAVKLGTITPDGADVYSYDEDDMVLDPSLAEHLSHFGIDMLKMQKTDKTMTELEIDMNQRIGEWELIQESGVPLKPLFGPGYTGIRNLGNSCYLNSVVQVLFSIPDFQRKYVDKLEKIFQNAPTDPTQDFSTQVAKLGHGLLSGEYSKPVPESGDGERVPEQKEVQDGIAPRMFKALIGKGHPEFSTNRQQDAQEFFLHLINMVERNCRSSENPNEVFRFLVEEKIKCLATEKVKYTQRVDYIMQLPVPMDAALNKEELLEYEEKKRQAEEEKMALPELVRAQVPFSSCLEAYGAPEQVDDFWSTALQAKSVAVKTTRFASFPDYLVIQIKKFTFGLDWVPKKLDVSIEMPEELDISQLRGTGLQPGEEELPDIAPPLVTPDEPKGSLGFYGNEDEDSFCSPHFSSPTSPMLDESVIIQLVEMGFPMDACRKAVYYTGNSGAEAAMNWVMSHMDDPDFANPLILPGSSGPGSTSAAADPPPEDCVTTIVSMGFSRDQALKALRATNNSLERAVDWIFSHIDDLDAEAAMDISEGRSAADSISESVPVGPKVRDGPGKYQLFAFISHMGTSTMCGHYVCHIKKEGRWVIYNDQKVCASEKPPKDLGYIYFYQRVAS from the exons ATGGCGGAGCTGAGTGAGGAGGCGCTGCTGTCAGTATTACCGACGATCCGGGTCCCTAAGGCTGGAGACCGGGTCCACAAAGACGAGTGCGCCTTCTCCTTCGACACGCCG GAGTCTGAGGGGGGCCTCtacatctgtatgaacacgtttCTGGGCTTCGGGAAACAGTATGTGGAGAGACATTTCAATAAGACCGGCCAGCGAGTCTACTTGCACCTCCGGCGGACCCGGCACCCG AAAGAGGAGGACCCTGCTACAGGCACTGGAGACCCACCCCGGAAGAAGCCCACGCGGCTGGCTATTG GTGTTGAAGGCGGGTTTGACCTTAGCGAGGAGAAGTTTGAATTAGACGAGGATGTGAAGATTGTCATTTTGCCAGATTACCTGGAGATTGCCCGGGATGGACTGGGGGGACTGCCTGACATTGTCAGAGATCGG gtgaccagtgcagtggaGGCCCTACTGTCGGCCGACTCAGCCTCCCGCAAGCAGGAGGTGCAGGCATGGGATGGGGAAGTACGGCAGGTGTCTAAGCATGCCTTCAGCCTCAAGCAGTTGGACAACCCTGCTCGAATCCCTCCCTG TGGCTGGAAGTGCTCCAAGTGTGACATGAGAGAGAACCTGTGGCTCAACCTGACTGATGGCTCCATCCTCTGTGGGCGACGCTACTTCGACGGCAGTGGGGGCAACAACCACGCTGTGGAGCACTACCGAGAGACAGGCTACCCGTTAGCTGTCAAGCTGGGCACCATCACCCCTGATGGAGCTG ACGTGTACTCATATGATGAGGATGACATGGTCCTGGACCCCAGCCTGGCTGAGCACCTGTCCCACTTCGGCATCGACATGCTGAAGATGCAGAAG ACAGACAAGACGATGACTGAGTTGGAGATAGACATGAACCAGCGGATTGGTGAATGGGAGCTGATCCAGGAGTCGGGTGTGCCACTCAAGCCCCTGTTTGGGCCTGGCTACACAGGCATCCGGAACCTGGGTAACAGCTGCTACCTCAACTCTGTGGTCCAGGTGCTCTTCAGCATCCCTGACTTCCAGAGGAA GTATGTGGATAAGCTGGAGAAGATCTTCCAGAATGCCCCGACGGACCCTACCCAGGATTTCAGCACCCAGGT GGCCAAGCTGGGCCATGGCCTTCTCTCCGGGGAGTATTCCAAGCCAGTACCAGAGTCGGGCGATGGGGAGCGGGTGCCAGAACAGAAG GAAGTTCAAGATGGCATTGCCCCTCGGATGTTCAAGGCCCTCATCGGCAAGGGCCACCCTGAATTCTCCACCAACCGGCAGCAGGATGCCCAGGAGTTCTTCCTTCACCTTATCAACATGGTGGAG AGGAATTGCCGGAGCTCTGAAAATCCTAATGAAGTGTTCCGCTTCTTGGTGGAGGAAAAGATCAAGTGCCTGGCCACAGAGAAGGTGAAGTACACCCAGCGAGTTGACTACATCATGCAGCTGCCTGTGCCCATGGATGCAGCCCTTAACAAAG AGGAGCTTCTGGAGTACGAGGAGAAGAAGCGGCAAGCCGAAGAGGAGAAGATGGCACTGCCAGAACTGGTTCGGGCCCAGGTGCCCTTCAGCTCTTGCCTGGAGGCCTACGGGGCCCCTGAGCAGGTCGATGACTTCTGGAGCACGGCCCTGCAGGCCAAGTCAGTAGCTGTCAA GACCACACGATTTGCCTCATTCCCTGACTACCTGGTCATCCAGATCAAGAAGTTCACCTTCGGCTTAGACTGGGTGCCCAAGAAACTGG ATGTGTCCATCGAGATGCCAGAGGAGCTCGACATCTCCCAGTTGAGGGGCACAGGGCTGCAGCCCGGAGAGGAGGAGCTGCCAGACATTGCCCCACCCCTGGTCACTCCGGATGAGCCCAAAGGTAGCCTTGGTTTCTATGGCAACGAAGACGAAGACTCCTTCTGCTCCCCTCACTTCTCCTCTCCGACAT CGCCCATGCTGGATGAATCAGTCATCATCCAGCTGGTGGAGATGGGCTTCCCTATGGATGCCTGCCGCAAAGCTGTCTACTACACGGGCAACAGCGGGGCTGAGGCCGCCATGAACTGGGTCATGTCACACATGGATGATCCAG ATTTTGCAAACCCCCTCATCCTGCCTGGCTCTAGTGGGCCGGGCTCCACAAGCGCAGCAGCCGACCCCCCTCCCGAGGACTGTGTGACCACCATTGTCTCCATGGGCTTCTCCCGGGACCAGGCCTTGAAAGCGCTGCGGGCCACG AACAATAGTTTAGAACGGGCTGTGGACTGGATCTTCAGTCACATTGACGACCTGGACGCTGAAGCTGCCATGGACATCTCAGAGGGCCGCTCAGCTGCCGACTCCATCTCTGAGTCTGTGCCAGTGGGACCTAAAGTCCGGGATGGTCCTGGAA aGTATCAGCTCTTTGCCTTCATTAGTCACATGGGCACCTCTACCATGTGTGGTCACTACGTCTGCCACATCAAGAAGGAAGGCAG ATGGGTGATCTACAATGACCAGAAAGTGTGTGCCTCCGAGAAGCCGCCCAAGGACCTGGGCTACATCTACTTCTACCAGAGAGTGGCCAGCTAA
- the USP5 gene encoding ubiquitin carboxyl-terminal hydrolase 5 isoform X2 → MAELSEEALLSVLPTIRVPKAGDRVHKDECAFSFDTPESEGGLYICMNTFLGFGKQYVERHFNKTGQRVYLHLRRTRHPKEEDPATGTGDPPRKKPTRLAIGVEGGFDLSEEKFELDEDVKIVILPDYLEIARDGLGGLPDIVRDRVTSAVEALLSADSASRKQEVQAWDGEVRQVSKHAFSLKQLDNPARIPPCGWKCSKCDMRENLWLNLTDGSILCGRRYFDGSGGNNHAVEHYRETGYPLAVKLGTITPDGADVYSYDEDDMVLDPSLAEHLSHFGIDMLKMQKTDKTMTELEIDMNQRIGEWELIQESGVPLKPLFGPGYTGIRNLGNSCYLNSVVQVLFSIPDFQRKYVDKLEKIFQNAPTDPTQDFSTQVAKLGHGLLSGEYSKPVPESGDGERVPEQKEVQDGIAPRMFKALIGKGHPEFSTNRQQDAQEFFLHLINMVERNCRSSENPNEVFRFLVEEKIKCLATEKVKYTQRVDYIMQLPVPMDAALNKEELLEYEEKKRQAEEEKMALPELVRAQVPFSSCLEAYGAPEQVDDFWSTALQAKSVAVKTTRFASFPDYLVIQIKKFTFGLDWVPKKLDVSIEMPEELDISQLRGTGLQPGEEELPDIAPPLVTPDEPKAPMLDESVIIQLVEMGFPMDACRKAVYYTGNSGAEAAMNWVMSHMDDPDFANPLILPGSSGPGSTSAAADPPPEDCVTTIVSMGFSRDQALKALRATNNSLERAVDWIFSHIDDLDAEAAMDISEGRSAADSISESVPVGPKVRDGPGKYQLFAFISHMGTSTMCGHYVCHIKKEGRWVIYNDQKVCASEKPPKDLGYIYFYQRVAS, encoded by the exons ATGGCGGAGCTGAGTGAGGAGGCGCTGCTGTCAGTATTACCGACGATCCGGGTCCCTAAGGCTGGAGACCGGGTCCACAAAGACGAGTGCGCCTTCTCCTTCGACACGCCG GAGTCTGAGGGGGGCCTCtacatctgtatgaacacgtttCTGGGCTTCGGGAAACAGTATGTGGAGAGACATTTCAATAAGACCGGCCAGCGAGTCTACTTGCACCTCCGGCGGACCCGGCACCCG AAAGAGGAGGACCCTGCTACAGGCACTGGAGACCCACCCCGGAAGAAGCCCACGCGGCTGGCTATTG GTGTTGAAGGCGGGTTTGACCTTAGCGAGGAGAAGTTTGAATTAGACGAGGATGTGAAGATTGTCATTTTGCCAGATTACCTGGAGATTGCCCGGGATGGACTGGGGGGACTGCCTGACATTGTCAGAGATCGG gtgaccagtgcagtggaGGCCCTACTGTCGGCCGACTCAGCCTCCCGCAAGCAGGAGGTGCAGGCATGGGATGGGGAAGTACGGCAGGTGTCTAAGCATGCCTTCAGCCTCAAGCAGTTGGACAACCCTGCTCGAATCCCTCCCTG TGGCTGGAAGTGCTCCAAGTGTGACATGAGAGAGAACCTGTGGCTCAACCTGACTGATGGCTCCATCCTCTGTGGGCGACGCTACTTCGACGGCAGTGGGGGCAACAACCACGCTGTGGAGCACTACCGAGAGACAGGCTACCCGTTAGCTGTCAAGCTGGGCACCATCACCCCTGATGGAGCTG ACGTGTACTCATATGATGAGGATGACATGGTCCTGGACCCCAGCCTGGCTGAGCACCTGTCCCACTTCGGCATCGACATGCTGAAGATGCAGAAG ACAGACAAGACGATGACTGAGTTGGAGATAGACATGAACCAGCGGATTGGTGAATGGGAGCTGATCCAGGAGTCGGGTGTGCCACTCAAGCCCCTGTTTGGGCCTGGCTACACAGGCATCCGGAACCTGGGTAACAGCTGCTACCTCAACTCTGTGGTCCAGGTGCTCTTCAGCATCCCTGACTTCCAGAGGAA GTATGTGGATAAGCTGGAGAAGATCTTCCAGAATGCCCCGACGGACCCTACCCAGGATTTCAGCACCCAGGT GGCCAAGCTGGGCCATGGCCTTCTCTCCGGGGAGTATTCCAAGCCAGTACCAGAGTCGGGCGATGGGGAGCGGGTGCCAGAACAGAAG GAAGTTCAAGATGGCATTGCCCCTCGGATGTTCAAGGCCCTCATCGGCAAGGGCCACCCTGAATTCTCCACCAACCGGCAGCAGGATGCCCAGGAGTTCTTCCTTCACCTTATCAACATGGTGGAG AGGAATTGCCGGAGCTCTGAAAATCCTAATGAAGTGTTCCGCTTCTTGGTGGAGGAAAAGATCAAGTGCCTGGCCACAGAGAAGGTGAAGTACACCCAGCGAGTTGACTACATCATGCAGCTGCCTGTGCCCATGGATGCAGCCCTTAACAAAG AGGAGCTTCTGGAGTACGAGGAGAAGAAGCGGCAAGCCGAAGAGGAGAAGATGGCACTGCCAGAACTGGTTCGGGCCCAGGTGCCCTTCAGCTCTTGCCTGGAGGCCTACGGGGCCCCTGAGCAGGTCGATGACTTCTGGAGCACGGCCCTGCAGGCCAAGTCAGTAGCTGTCAA GACCACACGATTTGCCTCATTCCCTGACTACCTGGTCATCCAGATCAAGAAGTTCACCTTCGGCTTAGACTGGGTGCCCAAGAAACTGG ATGTGTCCATCGAGATGCCAGAGGAGCTCGACATCTCCCAGTTGAGGGGCACAGGGCTGCAGCCCGGAGAGGAGGAGCTGCCAGACATTGCCCCACCCCTGGTCACTCCGGATGAGCCCAAAG CGCCCATGCTGGATGAATCAGTCATCATCCAGCTGGTGGAGATGGGCTTCCCTATGGATGCCTGCCGCAAAGCTGTCTACTACACGGGCAACAGCGGGGCTGAGGCCGCCATGAACTGGGTCATGTCACACATGGATGATCCAG ATTTTGCAAACCCCCTCATCCTGCCTGGCTCTAGTGGGCCGGGCTCCACAAGCGCAGCAGCCGACCCCCCTCCCGAGGACTGTGTGACCACCATTGTCTCCATGGGCTTCTCCCGGGACCAGGCCTTGAAAGCGCTGCGGGCCACG AACAATAGTTTAGAACGGGCTGTGGACTGGATCTTCAGTCACATTGACGACCTGGACGCTGAAGCTGCCATGGACATCTCAGAGGGCCGCTCAGCTGCCGACTCCATCTCTGAGTCTGTGCCAGTGGGACCTAAAGTCCGGGATGGTCCTGGAA aGTATCAGCTCTTTGCCTTCATTAGTCACATGGGCACCTCTACCATGTGTGGTCACTACGTCTGCCACATCAAGAAGGAAGGCAG ATGGGTGATCTACAATGACCAGAAAGTGTGTGCCTCCGAGAAGCCGCCCAAGGACCTGGGCTACATCTACTTCTACCAGAGAGTGGCCAGCTAA
- the CDCA3 gene encoding cell division cycle-associated protein 3 isoform X3, translated as MGSAKSVPVTPAPPPPHNKHLARVADPRSPSAGILRTPIQVESSPQPGLPAGEQLEGLKHAQDSDPRSPTLGIARTPMKTSSGDPPSPLVKQLSEVFETEDSKSNLPPEPVLPPEAPLSSELDLPLGTQLSAEEQMPPWNQTEFPSKQVFSKEEARQPTETPVASQSSDKPSRDPETPRSSG; from the exons ATGGGCTCAGCCAAGAGCGTCCCAGTCACACCAGCGCCGCCTCCGCCGCACAACAAGCATCTGGCTCGAGTGGCGGACCCCCGTTCACCTAGTGCTGGCATCCTGCGCACTCCCATCCAG GTGGAGAGCTCTCCACAGCCAGGCCTACCAGCAGGGGAGCAACTGGAGGGTCTTAAACATGCCCAGGACTCAGATCCCCGCTCTCCTACTCTTGGTATTGCACGGACACCTATGAAGACCAGCAGTGGAG ACCCCCCAAGCCCACTGGTGAAACAGCTGAGTGAAGTATTTGAAACTGAAGACTCTAAATCAAATCTTCCCCCAGAGCCTGTTCTGCCCCCAGAGGCACCTTTATCTTCTGAATTGGACTTGCCTCTGGGTACCCAGTTATCTGCTGAGGAACAGATGCCACCTTGGAACCAGACTGAGTTCCCCTCCAAACAGGTGTTTTCCAAGGAGGAAGCAAGACAGCCCACAGAAACCCCTGTGGCCAGCCAGAGCTCCGACAAGCCCTCAAGGGACCCTGAGACTCCCAGATCTTCAG GGTAA
- the CDCA3 gene encoding cell division cycle-associated protein 3 isoform X2, which produces MGSAKSVPVTPAPPPPHNKHLARVADPRSPSAGILRTPIQVESSPQPGLPAGEQLEGLKHAQDSDPRSPTLGIARTPMKTSSGEPVLPPEAPLSSELDLPLGTQLSAEEQMPPWNQTEFPSKQVFSKEEARQPTETPVASQSSDKPSRDPETPRSSGSMRNRWKPNSSKVLGRSPLTILQDDNSPGTLTLRQGKRPSPLSENVSELKEGAILGTGRLLKTGGRAWEQGQDHDKENQHFPLVES; this is translated from the exons ATGGGCTCAGCCAAGAGCGTCCCAGTCACACCAGCGCCGCCTCCGCCGCACAACAAGCATCTGGCTCGAGTGGCGGACCCCCGTTCACCTAGTGCTGGCATCCTGCGCACTCCCATCCAG GTGGAGAGCTCTCCACAGCCAGGCCTACCAGCAGGGGAGCAACTGGAGGGTCTTAAACATGCCCAGGACTCAGATCCCCGCTCTCCTACTCTTGGTATTGCACGGACACCTATGAAGACCAGCAGTGGAG AGCCTGTTCTGCCCCCAGAGGCACCTTTATCTTCTGAATTGGACTTGCCTCTGGGTACCCAGTTATCTGCTGAGGAACAGATGCCACCTTGGAACCAGACTGAGTTCCCCTCCAAACAGGTGTTTTCCAAGGAGGAAGCAAGACAGCCCACAGAAACCCCTGTGGCCAGCCAGAGCTCCGACAAGCCCTCAAGGGACCCTGAGACTCCCAGATCTTCAG GTTCTATGCGCAATAGATGGAAACCAAACAGCAGCAAGGTACTAGGGAGATCCCCCCTCACCATCCTGCAGGATGACAACTCCCCTGGCACCCTGACACTACGACAG GGTAAGCGGCCTTCACCCCTAAGTGAAAATGTTAGTGAACTAAAGGAAGGAGCCATTCTTGGAACTGGACGACTTCTGAAAACTGGAGGACGAGCATGGGAGCAAGGCCAGGACCATGACAAGGAAAATCAGCACTTTCCCTTGGTGGAGAGCTAG